From the Nodularia sp. NIES-3585 genome, one window contains:
- a CDS encoding cytochrome c biogenesis protein has translation MTVENSASTELNWWLVPGRFLRREILPVLTNLRLAIALLLIIALFSISGTVIEQGQSPAYYQSNYPESPALFGFLTWKVIQVIGLDHVYRTWWFLGLLILFGTSLTACTFTRQLPALKTARRWKYYEEPRKFQKLALSAELDTGSLNSLNELLQNRRYQIFQAPEKDNILYARKGIIGRIGPIIVHVGIVTILLGGILGAMTGFMAQEMISSGDTFQVKNIIDAGPWANFQILKDWSVRVNRFWIDYTPTGGIDQFYSDMSVLDKQGEEVDHKKIFVNQPLRYHGVTFYQTDWGISAVRIQFNNSPIFQLPMAALDTNGKGRIWGSWIPTKPDLSDGVSVIAKDLQGMVLIYDSTGKLVDTVRTGMSAKVNGVNLKIVDVLGSTGLQIKSDPGIPLVYTGFALLMLGATMSYFSHSQIWALKTGDRLYIGGKTNRAQVAFEQEVLEILDNLSSQSGV, from the coding sequence ATGACTGTAGAAAATTCAGCGTCCACAGAATTAAATTGGTGGTTAGTACCTGGGCGATTCTTACGCAGGGAGATTTTACCTGTACTGACTAATTTACGACTAGCGATCGCACTCTTATTAATTATCGCTCTTTTTAGCATCAGTGGCACGGTCATTGAGCAAGGTCAGTCACCTGCATATTATCAGTCTAACTATCCCGAAAGTCCAGCTTTATTTGGTTTCCTGACTTGGAAGGTAATTCAGGTAATTGGCTTAGACCATGTATATCGGACTTGGTGGTTTCTCGGTTTATTGATTTTATTTGGTACGAGTCTCACAGCTTGTACATTTACCCGTCAGTTACCAGCTTTAAAAACCGCCAGACGCTGGAAATATTACGAAGAACCCCGGAAATTCCAAAAATTAGCCTTGAGTGCAGAACTTGATACTGGTTCTCTCAATTCTTTAAACGAACTCTTACAAAATCGCCGTTATCAAATATTTCAAGCACCAGAAAAAGACAATATCCTTTATGCGCGTAAGGGAATAATTGGACGTATCGGACCGATTATTGTCCATGTGGGGATTGTGACTATTCTCCTGGGGGGAATTCTCGGCGCGATGACTGGTTTTATGGCTCAAGAAATGATATCTAGTGGTGATACATTTCAAGTCAAGAATATTATAGATGCTGGTCCCTGGGCAAATTTCCAAATTCTCAAAGATTGGTCTGTACGGGTAAATCGTTTTTGGATTGATTACACTCCCACTGGTGGAATCGACCAATTTTATTCAGATATGTCAGTCTTGGATAAACAGGGAGAGGAAGTTGACCATAAGAAGATTTTCGTTAACCAACCCCTGCGTTATCATGGCGTAACTTTTTATCAAACTGATTGGGGAATCTCCGCAGTTCGCATCCAATTTAATAATAGTCCCATATTTCAGTTACCAATGGCGGCATTAGACACCAACGGGAAAGGACGCATTTGGGGAAGTTGGATACCCACCAAACCAGATTTGAGTGATGGCGTTTCTGTGATTGCCAAAGACTTGCAAGGAATGGTGTTAATATATGATTCTACCGGGAAATTAGTAGACACAGTACGCACGGGAATGTCAGCCAAAGTCAATGGCGTAAATCTGAAAATTGTCGATGTCTTGGGAAGCACTGGCTTACAAATTAAATCTGATCCTGGGATACCCCTAGTTTACACAGGATTCGCCTTATTAATGTTAGGCGCAACCATGAGTTATTTCTCTCACTCGCAAATTTGGGCATTAAAAACAGGCGATCGCTTGTATATTGGTGGTAAGACTAACCGCGCCCAAGTTGCATTTGAACAAGAAGTATTAGAAATTTTAGATAACCTGAGTTCTCAATCTGGAGTTTAA
- a CDS encoding YidH family protein — protein sequence MSRIPKIDRQREHQANERTFLAWLRTSISLIGFGFAIARFGLFMRQLNVAITQQEPLVNPIFNSENLGTVFVVFGIVAIALAAWRYNQVFWEIERADYRPHRLPVWIMTGVVIILGVLSLPLLLLRNTVFPPPSSTPNQPQSRHLR from the coding sequence ATGAGTAGAATCCCCAAAATTGACCGTCAACGGGAACATCAAGCCAACGAGCGAACATTTTTAGCATGGCTACGGACATCCATCTCATTGATTGGTTTTGGGTTTGCGATCGCCCGATTCGGTTTATTTATGCGACAATTAAATGTTGCCATTACACAACAAGAGCCTTTAGTCAACCCCATATTTAACTCAGAAAACTTGGGGACTGTGTTTGTAGTCTTTGGGATTGTAGCGATCGCCCTAGCAGCATGGCGGTACAATCAAGTATTCTGGGAAATTGAACGCGCCGATTATCGACCTCACCGTTTACCTGTGTGGATTATGACTGGAGTAGTGATAATTCTAGGGGTTCTGAGTCTTCCTTTACTCTTGTTGCGAAATACAGTCTTTCCCCCTCCCTCCTCTACACCCAATCAACCACAATCGCGCCATCTTCGTTAA
- a CDS encoding phasin family protein: protein MPGLGDFVQKAFYLGVGLASYAGEKAGGKLGELRSQVQKLADEMVAKGEMNTEEARRFVEDMMKQAQQPPKSSPAPDKPPASEPRRIEILEEDEVGTAKDSPKSQETSTDNVDHLREQVLKLQEELKNLQHDQ from the coding sequence ATGCCTGGTTTAGGAGATTTCGTTCAAAAAGCTTTTTACCTCGGTGTCGGGTTAGCTTCTTACGCAGGTGAGAAAGCAGGAGGGAAGTTAGGCGAACTGCGATCGCAAGTCCAAAAACTGGCGGATGAAATGGTGGCAAAGGGTGAAATGAACACCGAAGAAGCCCGCCGTTTCGTCGAAGATATGATGAAGCAAGCCCAACAACCACCAAAATCCAGTCCAGCGCCGGATAAACCACCAGCTTCTGAACCGCGCCGGATTGAAATTTTAGAAGAAGATGAAGTGGGAACTGCTAAAGATTCCCCAAAGTCACAAGAGACTTCAACAGATAATGTTGATCACTTGCGCGAACAAGTGCTAAAACTGCAAGAAGAGTTAAAAAATCTGCAACACGATCAGTAA
- a CDS encoding cytochrome c biogenesis protein CcdA, translating into MLETLQTRLYELEQFANTLVSNQLTHLSLLSIGIIFTAGLLTSLTPCMLSMLPITIGYIGGYEAKGRLQAAAQSTWFALGLATTLAGLGIIAAFVGKVYGQVGIGLPIIVSIIAILMGLNLLEALPLQFPSLGETNWISPDLPPGVRSYSLGLTFGLVASPCSTPVLASLLGWVASTQDLILGAILLLSYTAGYVAPLILAGTFTASIKKLLELRRWSGWINPVSGVLLVAFGVFSLISRFPLGIF; encoded by the coding sequence ATGCTGGAGACTCTACAGACACGACTTTACGAACTAGAACAATTTGCCAACACCTTAGTATCTAACCAATTAACGCACCTCAGCTTACTCAGTATTGGCATTATTTTCACCGCCGGCTTACTCACCAGTCTGACCCCTTGTATGCTGTCCATGCTACCCATTACCATTGGTTATATCGGCGGTTACGAAGCCAAAGGTCGCCTCCAAGCAGCCGCACAGTCTACATGGTTTGCTTTAGGTTTAGCAACGACTTTAGCAGGGCTTGGTATTATAGCAGCTTTTGTGGGAAAAGTCTATGGTCAAGTGGGAATTGGCTTACCAATTATCGTCAGTATTATCGCCATTCTCATGGGGCTGAACTTGCTAGAAGCCTTACCGCTACAATTTCCTTCCCTGGGTGAAACTAATTGGATTTCGCCAGATTTACCACCGGGTGTGCGTTCTTATTCCTTGGGGTTAACTTTCGGCTTGGTTGCGTCTCCTTGTAGTACCCCGGTTTTAGCCAGTTTACTGGGTTGGGTTGCGAGTACACAAGATTTAATTCTCGGCGCTATTTTGTTACTATCCTATACGGCAGGCTATGTAGCACCTTTGATTTTAGCAGGTACTTTTACGGCTTCGATTAAAAAGCTGCTGGAACTGCGGCGCTGGTCTGGTTGGATTAATCCAGTTAGCGGTGTGCTATTAGTAGCATTTGGAGTATTTTCTTTAATTTCTCGATTTCCCTTGGGAATTTTTTAA
- the queF gene encoding preQ(1) synthase has protein sequence MSDSSPEMKYGEREITEGKLITFPNPRVGRRYDVSISLPEFTCKCPFSGYPDFATIYITYVPDELVVELKALKLYINSYRDRYISHEESANQILDDFVAACDPLEVTVKADFTPRGNVHTVVEVRHQK, from the coding sequence ATGAGCGATTCTTCTCCTGAGATGAAGTATGGTGAACGTGAGATTACTGAGGGTAAGTTAATTACTTTTCCTAATCCGCGTGTGGGTAGGCGATATGATGTGAGTATTTCTTTACCGGAATTTACTTGTAAGTGTCCGTTTTCTGGTTATCCTGATTTTGCGACGATTTATATTACCTATGTGCCTGATGAGCTTGTGGTAGAATTGAAGGCTTTGAAGCTGTATATTAATAGTTATCGCGATCGCTATATTTCTCATGAGGAATCTGCCAATCAAATTTTAGATGATTTTGTGGCTGCTTGTGATCCTTTAGAAGTCACAGTCAAGGCAGATTTCACTCCCCGTGGTAACGTCCATACAGTAGTAGAAGTGCGTCATCAGAAATAG
- a CDS encoding type II toxin-antitoxin system VapC family toxin, which produces MNYLLDTNIVSAILKNNHKVIKPLDKIRIQGEKVFMSGMTYYEIKRGLLAIKANRKLLYFEKLCNDYPVLLLDDMAIFKKATEIHADLKIRGLPIQDADVFIAATAMIHNLILVSHDSDLLRIPNLKLEDWLQD; this is translated from the coding sequence ATGAATTATCTCCTAGATACTAACATTGTGTCGGCTATTTTAAAAAATAATCACAAAGTCATCAAACCGCTAGATAAGATACGTATTCAAGGTGAAAAAGTTTTCATGAGCGGCATGACTTATTATGAAATAAAAAGGGGACTTTTAGCGATAAAAGCTAATAGAAAGTTACTTTATTTCGAGAAGTTATGCAATGACTACCCTGTTTTACTATTAGATGATATGGCAATATTTAAAAAAGCCACCGAAATTCATGCTGATTTGAAAATTAGAGGTTTACCAATCCAAGATGCAGATGTATTTATAGCAGCTACAGCTATGATTCATAATCTTATTTTAGTTTCTCATGATTCGGATTTATTAAGAATACCTAATTTAAAATTAGAGGATTGGTTGCAAGATTAA
- a CDS encoding Rieske 2Fe-2S domain-containing protein, which produces MTLETQIPQPETMHEEEEQFNWRECWYPVCFVQDLPKNRPYSFSLYDEPFVLFRNQNGILVCLTDRCPHRAAKLSDGQIIDGKIECSYHGWQFGLDGECLHIPQLPDDTKIPLNACVKSFTVVESQGLIWVWAGKTATAINQLIPTIADLEKPEFVHTDYMRDLPYDQTYLIENFVDPAHVYISHDGTEGNRASAQPLEMEVSDFSVKGFLGKIRQSRNPDAPWQNLDFIAPNLVHYKLNVIKPGWYAGIALYSIPIGKGKCRLLLRRYRNFMIKKFKSKPRWLEHLRQNKVLEQDLPQILGQQAEIARLGENLNKIYLPLKTSDLLVINYRKWLDNFGSSLPYYQGYLSSKNFGSNDCFHTSENADRFLQHTLVCSSCNQAYRVTNLLKQAFVGAAIALAALAIITDGLSSFILVFAALLSVALAVVAEKLKTHFQYSYTHFEQ; this is translated from the coding sequence ATGACATTAGAGACTCAGATTCCCCAGCCAGAGACGATGCACGAGGAGGAAGAGCAATTTAATTGGAGAGAATGCTGGTATCCTGTCTGCTTTGTGCAAGACCTGCCAAAAAATCGCCCTTATAGTTTTTCTTTATATGACGAACCTTTTGTATTGTTCAGGAATCAAAATGGCATCCTGGTTTGTTTAACAGACCGTTGTCCCCATCGCGCCGCCAAACTCTCTGACGGACAGATTATTGATGGCAAAATTGAATGTTCATATCATGGTTGGCAGTTTGGCCTTGATGGTGAATGTTTGCATATTCCGCAGTTACCAGATGATACTAAAATCCCTCTAAATGCTTGTGTAAAATCGTTTACAGTTGTAGAAAGCCAAGGATTAATCTGGGTTTGGGCAGGAAAAACTGCAACTGCAATTAATCAACTCATCCCCACTATAGCGGATTTGGAAAAACCAGAATTTGTCCACACCGACTATATGAGAGATTTACCTTATGACCAAACTTATTTAATAGAAAACTTTGTTGATCCGGCTCATGTTTATATTAGCCATGATGGCACAGAAGGTAATCGAGCCAGCGCCCAACCATTAGAAATGGAAGTCAGCGATTTTTCTGTTAAAGGATTTTTGGGGAAAATTCGCCAAAGCCGAAATCCTGATGCACCTTGGCAAAATTTAGATTTTATTGCCCCCAATTTAGTCCATTACAAATTAAACGTCATCAAACCTGGCTGGTATGCTGGCATAGCTTTATATTCAATCCCTATTGGTAAGGGTAAATGCCGTCTGTTACTCCGCAGATATCGCAACTTCATGATTAAAAAATTCAAGTCCAAACCTCGCTGGCTGGAACACTTGCGGCAAAACAAAGTCTTGGAACAGGATCTACCTCAAATTTTAGGTCAACAAGCAGAAATAGCGAGGTTAGGAGAAAACTTAAATAAAATATATTTGCCACTCAAAACATCAGATTTATTAGTGATTAATTACCGCAAATGGTTAGATAATTTTGGTTCATCTTTACCATATTATCAAGGTTATTTGAGTTCTAAAAATTTCGGCAGCAATGATTGCTTTCACACTTCAGAAAATGCCGATAGATTTTTACAACACACACTTGTTTGTAGTTCATGCAATCAGGCATATCGGGTCACAAATCTGCTAAAACAAGCCTTTGTGGGTGCTGCGATCGCTTTGGCAGCTTTGGCAATTATCACAGATGGGCTGAGTAGTTTTATACTCGTTTTTGCGGCGCTGCTATCGGTGGCGCTGGCAGTTGTGGCTGAAAAGTTAAAAACTCACTTTCAATACTCTTATACTCACTTTGAGCAGTGA
- the nifJ gene encoding pyruvate:ferredoxin (flavodoxin) oxidoreductase has product MNKTFATIDGNEAVARVAYKLNEVIAIYPITPSSAMGEWADTWSAANQPNLWNTIPSVVQMQSEGGAAAAVHGALQTGSLSTTFTASQGLLLMIPNLYKIAGELTSAVVHVAARSLATHALSIFGDHSDVMASRATGFALLCSASVQESHDFALISQAATLETRVSFMHFFDGFRTSHEVQKIKLLSDDQLRSLIDENLILAHRDRALTPDRPLLRGTAQNPDVYFQGREAANSYYNATPAIVQRLMDEFGEITGRHYQIYEYHGASDAERLIILMGSGCETVHETVDYLNTQGEKVGVVKVRLYRPFDVQKFVEVLPKSVQAIAVLDRTKEPGSAGEPLYLDVVAAIHEANPKSKIQNLKSVIGGRYGLSSKEFTPAMVKSIFDHLAQPQPRNHFTVGINDDVTHTSLSYDPNFSTEPDNVIRAMFYGLGSDGTVGANKNSIKIIGEETDNYAQGYFVYDSKKSGSMTVSHLRFGPQPIRSTYLINQANFIGCHHWGFLERIDVLKAAISGATLLLNSPHDADTVWEYLPPKVQQQIIEKKLKFYVINANQVARESGMGGRINTIMQVCFFALAGVLPQAEAITKIKKAIEKTYGKKGAEVVQKNLQAVDNTLTNLHKVDIPHSSPTPHSPLPTPQLLDSAPQFIRDVLSEIMVWHGDDLPVSALPADGTFPTGTAKWEKRNVAEEIPVWEADVCVQCGKCVMVCPHAAIRAKAYQPDELINAPTSFKSVNTKDKSFSNQKFTIQVAPEDCTGCAICVDICPAKNKSQPSQKAINMAQQLPLREQERQNWDFFLSLPNPDRRQLKLNQIRQQQLQEPLFEFSGACAGCGETPYLKLLTQLFGDRSVIANATGCSSIYGGNLPTTPWTTNAEGRGPAWSNSLFEDNAEFGFGYRLSLDKQAEFAAELLQTLGSREWGVGSGDISNDLVQSILKAEQKSEADIWEQRERVELLKQQLDKILTPDPNLKSKIQNLKSIADYLVRKSVWIVGGDGWAYDIDFGGIDHVIASGRNVNILVMDTEVYSNTGGQSSKATPKAAVAKFAASGKPAPKKDLGLMAMTYGNVYVASVALGAKDEHTLKAFLEAEAFDGPSLIIAYSHCIAHGINMTTGMKHQQSLVESGRWLLYRHNPEWQNQGKNPLQLDMRSPTQSVEQSMYQENRFKMLTKSKPEIAKHLLAQAQAEVNARWQMYQYLAERQLP; this is encoded by the coding sequence ATGAACAAAACCTTTGCAACCATTGACGGTAACGAAGCCGTAGCCCGTGTTGCTTACAAATTAAACGAAGTAATTGCCATATATCCGATTACCCCCTCCTCAGCAATGGGTGAATGGGCAGATACTTGGTCAGCCGCAAATCAGCCCAACCTGTGGAATACAATTCCTAGTGTGGTGCAAATGCAGAGTGAAGGAGGCGCTGCGGCTGCGGTGCATGGCGCATTACAAACCGGTTCCCTGAGTACCACCTTCACAGCGTCCCAGGGGTTATTGTTGATGATACCCAACCTCTACAAAATCGCCGGTGAACTAACTAGCGCCGTGGTTCATGTCGCCGCCCGTTCCCTCGCCACTCACGCCTTATCAATTTTCGGTGATCATAGTGATGTCATGGCATCCCGTGCTACAGGGTTTGCGTTGCTGTGTTCCGCTTCAGTCCAGGAAAGCCATGATTTTGCGCTGATTTCCCAAGCAGCTACCTTAGAAACGCGCGTATCATTTATGCACTTCTTTGATGGCTTCCGCACATCACATGAAGTCCAAAAAATCAAGTTATTGTCAGATGATCAATTGCGATCGCTCATTGATGAAAATCTAATTTTAGCTCATCGCGATCGCGCCCTCACCCCAGACCGTCCCCTCTTGCGGGGAACAGCCCAAAATCCTGATGTTTACTTCCAAGGACGTGAAGCTGCTAACTCCTACTACAACGCCACTCCCGCCATCGTCCAACGCCTCATGGATGAATTTGGGGAAATTACAGGGAGACATTACCAAATCTATGAATATCACGGCGCGAGTGATGCCGAAAGGTTAATTATTCTCATGGGTTCCGGCTGTGAAACAGTCCACGAAACAGTCGATTATCTCAACACCCAAGGGGAAAAGGTGGGAGTTGTGAAAGTGCGACTCTATCGCCCCTTTGATGTGCAGAAATTTGTGGAAGTCTTACCTAAAAGTGTACAGGCGATCGCCGTCCTTGACCGCACCAAAGAACCAGGAAGCGCCGGCGAACCCTTGTATTTAGATGTAGTCGCTGCTATTCATGAAGCCAATCCAAAATCCAAAATCCAAAATCTAAAATCGGTTATTGGTGGTCGTTATGGTCTTTCCTCAAAGGAATTCACCCCAGCGATGGTAAAAAGCATCTTTGATCATCTTGCCCAACCGCAACCGCGAAATCACTTTACTGTGGGTATTAATGACGACGTTACTCACACATCACTCAGTTATGACCCCAACTTTTCCACCGAACCAGATAACGTGATTCGGGCAATGTTCTATGGCTTAGGTTCCGATGGGACAGTGGGTGCTAATAAGAACTCGATTAAAATTATTGGCGAAGAAACCGACAATTACGCCCAGGGGTATTTTGTCTACGACTCCAAAAAATCTGGTTCAATGACAGTTTCTCACCTGCGCTTCGGTCCCCAGCCAATTCGTTCAACTTACCTGATTAATCAAGCTAATTTTATTGGTTGTCATCACTGGGGATTTCTGGAACGCATAGATGTGTTAAAAGCTGCGATTTCTGGGGCAACTTTGCTGTTAAATAGTCCTCATGATGCGGATACCGTCTGGGAATATTTACCCCCAAAAGTACAGCAACAAATTATCGAGAAAAAACTTAAATTCTACGTTATTAATGCTAACCAAGTCGCCCGTGAAAGTGGTATGGGTGGCAGAATTAACACCATTATGCAGGTGTGCTTTTTTGCCTTAGCAGGTGTCTTACCCCAAGCCGAAGCCATTACCAAAATTAAAAAAGCCATTGAAAAGACTTACGGTAAAAAAGGTGCAGAAGTTGTCCAGAAGAACTTACAAGCAGTAGACAACACCCTCACCAACTTACATAAAGTAGATATCCCTCATTCTTCCCCCACTCCCCACTCCCCACTCCCCACTCCCCAACTCTTAGACAGTGCGCCGCAATTTATCCGGGATGTCCTCAGTGAAATCATGGTATGGCATGGTGATGATTTACCTGTGAGTGCATTACCTGCTGATGGGACATTTCCCACGGGTACGGCTAAATGGGAAAAACGTAATGTTGCAGAAGAGATACCTGTGTGGGAAGCTGATGTCTGCGTTCAGTGTGGTAAGTGCGTCATGGTTTGTCCCCACGCTGCTATCCGCGCTAAGGCTTATCAACCCGATGAGTTAATTAATGCACCGACTAGCTTTAAATCAGTTAATACCAAAGATAAGAGTTTTAGTAATCAAAAATTTACGATTCAAGTCGCCCCAGAAGATTGTACAGGATGTGCCATCTGTGTAGATATTTGCCCAGCTAAAAATAAATCTCAGCCATCGCAGAAAGCCATTAACATGGCGCAGCAGCTACCTTTGCGGGAACAAGAACGCCAAAACTGGGATTTCTTCTTGAGTTTACCCAATCCTGACCGCAGACAGTTAAAACTCAACCAAATTCGCCAACAACAACTGCAAGAACCATTATTTGAATTTTCCGGTGCTTGTGCTGGTTGTGGTGAGACACCCTATTTAAAATTATTAACACAATTGTTCGGCGATCGCTCTGTCATTGCCAATGCTACCGGTTGTTCCTCAATTTACGGCGGAAACCTCCCCACCACCCCTTGGACAACCAACGCCGAAGGACGCGGACCCGCATGGTCAAATAGTTTATTTGAAGATAACGCCGAATTTGGTTTTGGCTATCGTTTATCGCTGGATAAACAAGCTGAATTTGCGGCGGAATTATTGCAAACATTGGGGAGTAGGGAGTGGGGAGTAGGGAGTGGGGATATTTCCAATGATTTAGTCCAGTCTATTCTTAAGGCTGAACAAAAATCTGAAGCCGATATTTGGGAACAACGGGAAAGAGTAGAATTACTCAAACAACAGTTAGATAAAATACTCACTCCTGACCCTAATCTAAAATCCAAAATCCAAAATTTAAAATCGATTGCTGACTACTTAGTGAGAAAAAGCGTCTGGATTGTCGGTGGTGACGGCTGGGCTTATGATATTGACTTTGGCGGTATCGACCATGTAATAGCCAGTGGACGCAATGTGAATATCTTAGTCATGGACACAGAAGTATATTCTAATACTGGCGGTCAATCATCCAAAGCCACACCAAAAGCAGCCGTAGCAAAATTCGCCGCCAGTGGTAAACCAGCACCCAAGAAAGATTTAGGTTTAATGGCTATGACCTACGGAAATGTCTACGTAGCCAGTGTAGCTTTGGGTGCAAAAGACGAACATACCCTGAAGGCATTTTTAGAAGCTGAGGCTTTTGATGGACCCTCATTAATTATTGCTTACAGCCATTGCATCGCCCACGGTATTAACATGACTACAGGGATGAAACATCAGCAATCTCTGGTAGAATCAGGACGTTGGTTGTTGTATCGCCACAATCCAGAGTGGCAAAATCAAGGTAAAAATCCATTGCAATTGGATATGCGATCGCCTACGCAATCAGTAGAACAATCAATGTATCAGGAAAACCGCTTCAAAATGTTGACGAAGAGTAAGCCCGAAATTGCGAAACATCTCTTAGCACAAGCCCAAGCTGAAGTCAACGCCCGTTGGCAGATGTATCAATATTTGGCAGAACGTCAACTACCCTAA
- a CDS encoding YciI family protein, translated as MPLFVKIEAGKVDKPIFDQYVPAHKAYVEDLIAKGHRARTGYWAEDRGGMLMFEAASRDEAEAIVALDPLVQNGCVSYQLYEWKIVVE; from the coding sequence ATGCCTTTATTTGTCAAAATTGAAGCAGGTAAAGTCGATAAACCCATTTTTGACCAATACGTACCCGCTCATAAAGCCTATGTTGAGGATTTGATTGCCAAAGGACACAGAGCCAGAACAGGCTATTGGGCAGAAGACAGGGGCGGAATGTTGATGTTTGAGGCTGCTTCTAGGGATGAGGCCGAAGCAATTGTGGCTCTTGATCCATTGGTGCAGAACGGCTGTGTGAGTTATCAGCTTTATGAATGGAAAATTGTTGTCGAGTAA
- a CDS encoding Uma2 family endonuclease: protein MNLSQSHPYLSAEEYLETEKSSLIKHEYIQGQIYAMAGASDAHVTITANLVTLLRNHIRGTGCRVYVADMKARIESLNIFYYPDIMVTCDQRDTNFEYFKRYPSLIIEVLSPSTEALDRGDKFSDYQELETLQEYVLVSQNRQRVDCFRRNVADRWELYSYRVNQELQLTSLNFSCSLTDIYEDVSLPQTFNPTSA from the coding sequence ATGAATCTTAGCCAATCTCACCCCTATCTTTCAGCAGAAGAATATCTAGAAACGGAAAAATCTAGCCTGATTAAACATGAATATATCCAAGGGCAGATTTATGCAATGGCAGGGGCAAGTGATGCTCATGTAACAATTACCGCTAACTTAGTCACCCTGCTGAGAAATCATATTCGCGGCACTGGGTGTCGTGTTTACGTTGCTGACATGAAAGCACGCATCGAATCTCTGAATATTTTTTACTATCCTGATATCATGGTAACTTGTGACCAAAGGGATACAAATTTTGAATATTTCAAACGCTATCCCAGCTTAATTATTGAAGTTCTATCACCCTCCACTGAAGCTTTAGATAGAGGTGATAAATTTAGTGACTATCAAGAATTAGAAACATTGCAAGAATATGTCTTAGTCAGTCAAAACCGTCAGCGTGTTGATTGTTTCCGGCGTAATGTAGCAGATAGATGGGAGCTTTATAGCTATAGAGTAAATCAAGAATTACAATTGACCAGCCTAAACTTTTCTTGTTCCCTAACTGATATTTATGAAGATGTCTCCCTACCCCAAACCTTTAACCCTACATCTGCTTAA